In Pirellula sp. SH-Sr6A, the DNA window CCCCTGGATCGTTTGAAGACGTTTCACGATAAGTCCGATATCACGATCTACACACCAGGCAGTGAGATCGGTGTTCCTCTGACGGTTCTCAAGAGCTTTGACGCCCCCGGAGAGGAACTGCTTCAGGATGAGGAGACTTACCGGGAGAAACTCACCTCGTCGGCGTCCGCATTGTTAGCGCTCATGGGGATCGAGGCTGATCCCTTGAGCAGCCGAGAGCATATTTTGCTATCGAACATACTCGATCATGCGTGGCGGAAGGGTGTCGATCTGTCAATTGAGGACTTGATCCGTAGCATTCAATCACCTCCATTGACGCGCATCGGCGTTATGGACCTGGAGAGTTTTTTTCCAACGTCCGATCGCACGAAGCTGGCAATGAGCCTCAACAATCTGCTCGCGTCGCCTGCATTCGCTGGTTGGTTGAAGGGCGAGACGTTAGACGTACGCGACTTGTTGTATCGCAAAGACGGCGCTCCGCGCGTCTCCATCCTCTCGATCGCCCACCTCAGCGATGCCGAAAGAATGTTCTTCGTCACGATTCTTTTGGGTGAATTGCTTTCCTGGATGCGAGCCCAACCGGGAACCAGTTCACTGCGAGCCATCTTCTACATGGATGAGGTCTTCGGATACTTTCCACCGTCTGCAAAGCCGCCCTCGAAGCCACCGATGCTCACGCTTCTCAAACAAGCGAGAGCGTTTGGCCTGGGAATCGTTCTGGCTACCCAGAATCCAGTGGACCTCGACTACAAAGGTCTGGCCAACATGGGGACTTGGTTCCTCGGGCGGTTGCAGACACAGCGGGACAAAGACCGAGTCCTAGACGGCCTGGAGGGTGCCTCTGCCCAGCAAGGAGGCGCGTTCGATCGAGGGGAGATGGAAAAGGCCCTCTCGTCGCTCGGTAATCGCGTTTTCTTGATGAACAATGTCCATGACAACTCCCCTACCGTTTTCCAGACGAGATGGGCCTTGTCCTTCCTGAGGGGGCCCCTCTCGCGGGACCAAATTTCGAGCTTGATGCAACCGCGAAAGCAGGCAAGACGATCTGGTCAGATCGAAGGCACCCCGTTGCAAGCCGATTCACCGAAGAGATCCATCGTAGATCGAACAGGCGCTCGACCGATCGTGCCGCCCCCGATTGAAGAACGGTTTCTGGACATGACCATCATCCCAAAACCGGGAACCCAATTGGTCTACCGTCCGGCTCTCTACGTCGATTGCAGTGTTCATTATGTAAGAGCCTCCTCCAACATCGACGGTTGGGAAGATCTGCAATGGTTAGCCCCTAGCCTCGATTCCGAGTTGGTGGAATCAGGAACTCTGGATAGCTGGGAATCGGTGCAATCCGTTGTTCCGGGATGTATTCAGCTTCGGCGGCAGCCGG includes these proteins:
- a CDS encoding helicase HerA domain-containing protein is translated as MPSIADYEKLGLFYLGKKFDLSARSLLPEYLNYDSRDLVTHALCVGMTGSGKTGLCLSLLEEAILDGIPVICIDPKGDLGNLLLSFPNLESKDFEPWIDPSESARQSKSLEEIAQETAERWRSGLLEWDQPLDRLKTFHDKSDITIYTPGSEIGVPLTVLKSFDAPGEELLQDEETYREKLTSSASALLALMGIEADPLSSREHILLSNILDHAWRKGVDLSIEDLIRSIQSPPLTRIGVMDLESFFPTSDRTKLAMSLNNLLASPAFAGWLKGETLDVRDLLYRKDGAPRVSILSIAHLSDAERMFFVTILLGELLSWMRAQPGTSSLRAIFYMDEVFGYFPPSAKPPSKPPMLTLLKQARAFGLGIVLATQNPVDLDYKGLANMGTWFLGRLQTQRDKDRVLDGLEGASAQQGGAFDRGEMEKALSSLGNRVFLMNNVHDNSPTVFQTRWALSFLRGPLSRDQISSLMQPRKQARRSGQIEGTPLQADSPKRSIVDRTGARPIVPPPIEERFLDMTIIPKPGTQLVYRPALYVDCSVHYVRASSNIDGWEDLQWLAPSLDSELVESGTLDSWESVQSVVPGCIQLRRQPDEGLAFAELPASLTNAKNLAKLDKSFRDYLFRHQQYVVYYCKAVKKTVGPGISESEARIQLAVATREARDDAVEKLRDKFADKIRSLQTRLLAAQQRLEREKQEAQSKKLEGYFQVGSSLLGALFGRKVSSRTNVTKAASAVKSIGRATAQQGDVMRAEETLEELSAAKDALEAEAKSAIDEVVVQYAPENLILESVEIPIRKGDTKIKLLAIAWVPWQVDANGIATPLANWTKA